Proteins found in one Synechococcus sp. LA31 genomic segment:
- a CDS encoding extracellular solute-binding protein, producing MRRPESIGAFVLLAVTGAGAAIMATGVVTAQGQNQEIGVYSGRHYNTDKELYRQFTARTGIKVKLLEAKDDALIERVRTEGQNSPADVLVLVDAARLDKASDMGLFRPTSSVVLNRDVPANLRDAQGRWFGLTRRVRVPVVNPKLVNPASIRSYADLANPALKGKLCLRDSKSVYNQSLVADQMILRGDAATATWVKGMTSNVTKPYFTSDTPLIRAVANGQCGVGLVNTYYLARMISGDNGAADQAMADKVKVVFTNPAHVNISGAGVVKTSKNPQAALKLIEFLASPTGGRGYAEANNEYPLKGYGNNAILQQFGTFKADGVSAEQMGAKNKAAVQLMARNGWK from the coding sequence TTGCGCCGACCCGAATCCATCGGTGCTTTCGTCCTGTTGGCGGTGACCGGGGCCGGTGCGGCGATCATGGCCACCGGCGTGGTGACAGCCCAGGGCCAGAACCAAGAGATCGGGGTCTACTCCGGCCGTCACTACAACACCGACAAGGAGCTCTACCGGCAGTTCACGGCTCGCACGGGCATCAAGGTGAAGTTGCTCGAGGCCAAAGACGATGCCCTGATCGAGCGGGTGCGTACCGAAGGCCAGAACAGTCCCGCCGATGTGCTGGTTCTGGTGGATGCCGCCCGTCTCGACAAGGCCTCCGACATGGGTCTGTTCCGTCCCACCTCCTCGGTTGTGCTCAATCGCGATGTGCCGGCCAATCTGCGCGATGCCCAAGGGCGCTGGTTCGGGCTCACTCGTCGCGTTCGGGTGCCGGTGGTGAACCCTAAGTTGGTGAACCCAGCCAGCATCCGCAGCTATGCCGACCTGGCCAATCCGGCCTTGAAGGGCAAGCTCTGCCTGCGGGATAGCAAGAGCGTTTACAACCAATCGCTCGTTGCGGATCAGATGATCCTGCGGGGTGATGCCGCCACGGCGACCTGGGTGAAGGGCATGACCTCCAATGTGACCAAGCCCTACTTCACCTCCGATACGCCCTTGATCCGCGCTGTGGCCAATGGCCAGTGCGGCGTGGGCCTGGTGAACACCTATTACCTCGCTCGGATGATCTCGGGTGACAACGGTGCGGCCGATCAAGCCATGGCAGACAAGGTGAAGGTGGTGTTCACCAATCCGGCACACGTGAATATCTCAGGTGCAGGGGTGGTGAAAACCTCCAAGAACCCCCAGGCCGCTCTGAAACTGATTGAGTTCCTGGCCTCACCTACCGGTGGTCGCGGCTACGCCGAGGCCAACAACGAATATCCGCTCAAGGGCTACGGCAATAACGCGATCCTTCAGCAGTTCGGCACCTTCAAGGCCGACGGCGTGTCGGCGGAACAGATGGGTGCCAAGAACAAGGCGGCCGTGCAGCTGATGGCGCGCAACGGCTGGAAGTAG
- a CDS encoding Crp/Fnr family transcriptional regulator, with the protein MSFRFLPESPVSAVRMPVGQTVLLDPSLRPEGSCIEVLEGMARVYCPCEETEGMTLAFLQPGDQLRTDRLCSEGVCVEALTPLLFSTEAEPTAEAGFDPVNEWTLQLLRIRHLGNAEQRLHALLSLLVRRMGRRCGDWCDLPFRLTHERIGELIGATRVTTTRMISKIRQAKLIEVPAGDTCLRLAPALVESAPLVAA; encoded by the coding sequence ATGAGCTTTCGTTTCCTTCCCGAGTCCCCTGTGAGCGCCGTGCGGATGCCGGTTGGGCAGACCGTGCTGCTCGATCCCTCCCTGCGGCCAGAGGGCAGCTGCATCGAAGTGTTGGAGGGGATGGCCCGTGTGTATTGCCCCTGTGAGGAAACCGAGGGCATGACCCTGGCCTTCCTGCAACCTGGTGATCAGCTGCGCACGGATCGCCTCTGCAGCGAAGGCGTGTGCGTGGAGGCCCTCACGCCCTTGTTGTTCAGCACCGAGGCGGAGCCCACCGCTGAGGCTGGCTTTGATCCAGTCAATGAATGGACGCTGCAACTGCTGCGCATCCGCCATCTCGGCAACGCCGAGCAACGCCTGCACGCTTTGCTCAGCCTTTTGGTGCGGCGGATGGGCCGCCGCTGTGGTGATTGGTGCGATTTGCCGTTCCGCCTCACCCACGAGCGCATTGGGGAGTTGATCGGTGCCACCCGGGTGACCACCACCCGGATGATCTCCAAGATCCGGCAAGCCAAGTTGATCGAGGTTCCCGCCGGCGACACCTGCCTGCGGCTGGCTCCGGCGCTGGTGGAGTCGGCACCCCTGGTAGCCGCTTGA
- a CDS encoding OsmC family protein, giving the protein MSQRTFRFKLRSSHCPPERGTRDLVVEFLSDSGLWEPQQLSFTMPGFRIYLISLLLCQHVYLVANAHEKGIALQEVQADFNVTTSSEWIIEHVQGDFRIRIERNTNASNEVMAYMQERMKLCPISKNLPESVGKTITVTPLASGTRTSAHA; this is encoded by the coding sequence ATGAGTCAGCGCACCTTTCGCTTCAAGCTGCGCAGCAGCCATTGCCCGCCTGAGCGAGGCACCCGTGATCTGGTGGTGGAGTTCCTGAGCGACTCCGGTCTCTGGGAGCCTCAGCAACTGAGCTTCACCATGCCGGGATTCCGGATTTATCTGATTTCCCTGCTGCTCTGTCAGCACGTTTACCTGGTGGCCAATGCCCATGAGAAGGGCATTGCTTTGCAGGAGGTGCAGGCCGATTTCAACGTCACCACGAGCAGTGAGTGGATCATCGAGCACGTGCAGGGCGACTTCCGCATCCGCATCGAGCGCAACACCAATGCCAGCAACGAGGTGATGGCCTACATGCAGGAGCGGATGAAGCTGTGCCCGATTTCCAAAAACCTGCCGGAGTCTGTGGGTAAAACCATCACCGTCACACCCCTGGCTTCGGGGACGAGAACATCAGCTCATGCCTGA
- a CDS encoding sulfite exporter TauE/SafE family protein, giving the protein MAFSALLLLGFGGGLIGFLLSVLGAGGSILLLPLLVSGAALPTREAVPLSLLVVMLLALANLGPYVRRGQFALRPALILGIPALAGSWLGGSWVKAGLIPESVQLGVFSAAALVASWLLTRGQGSDQAPRPRPALLAIQGVLVGLLTGIAGVGGGFAIVPALVLLAGLPMQLASGTSLLLIAVNALVALGALGHWPSQSLQLMLPLLGGGAVGAVVGQRLAPHLSDRRLRQGFSILLIGSALMSGLEAWKRQPASERDELAQHVAPELLVSRGHSFVAQKP; this is encoded by the coding sequence ATGGCCTTCAGCGCTCTGCTGCTCCTTGGGTTTGGCGGCGGCCTGATCGGCTTCCTGCTCTCGGTGCTGGGAGCCGGAGGCTCAATCCTGCTGCTGCCCCTGCTGGTGAGTGGTGCGGCCCTGCCCACCCGTGAGGCGGTGCCGCTGTCGCTGTTGGTGGTGATGCTCCTGGCCCTCGCCAACCTTGGGCCCTATGTGCGCCGCGGCCAGTTCGCTCTGCGCCCGGCGTTGATCCTGGGCATTCCCGCCTTGGCCGGCAGCTGGCTTGGGGGTAGCTGGGTGAAGGCCGGCCTGATCCCGGAATCGGTGCAGCTGGGAGTGTTCAGTGCGGCGGCCTTGGTGGCCTCCTGGCTGCTCACCCGCGGCCAAGGCTCCGATCAGGCGCCTCGGCCGCGCCCTGCACTCCTTGCCATACAAGGCGTGCTGGTGGGCCTCCTCACCGGGATCGCCGGCGTCGGCGGCGGCTTTGCGATCGTGCCGGCCCTGGTGTTGCTGGCAGGTCTGCCAATGCAGCTAGCCAGTGGCACCAGCCTGCTCCTGATCGCCGTGAATGCCCTGGTGGCCTTAGGCGCCCTCGGCCACTGGCCTAGCCAGAGCCTGCAGCTGATGCTGCCCCTGCTCGGAGGCGGCGCCGTGGGCGCCGTGGTGGGCCAACGGCTCGCACCCCATCTCAGCGATCGCCGCCTACGCCAAGGGTTCTCGATCCTGCTGATCGGCTCAGCGCTGATGAGCGGCCTTGAAGCCTGGAAACGTCAACCCGCCAGTGAACGCGATGAACTGGCCCAACACGTTGCCCCTGAGCTGCTGGTCAGCCGCGGGCACTCTTTTGTGGCACAAAAACCATGA
- a CDS encoding rhodanese-like domain-containing protein, producing MNSTQSISAQDLADQLASKRITVIDVREPMEYASGHIAGSMNVPLNRLHQADLPQGPLVLVCQSGNRSAQGLNRLLDRGHPHPVVDLAGGVPNWQQAGYPLRKLKNAPLPLMRQVQIAAGSLILLGLILSNVVAPGWIAITWFVGAGLTFAGVSGFCGMARLLAVMPWNRVSI from the coding sequence ATGAACAGCACACAGAGCATCTCCGCCCAAGACCTGGCCGATCAACTGGCCAGCAAGCGCATCACTGTGATTGATGTGAGGGAGCCGATGGAATACGCCAGCGGCCACATCGCCGGGAGCATGAACGTGCCCCTCAACCGCCTGCATCAGGCCGACTTACCCCAAGGCCCCCTGGTGCTGGTATGCCAAAGCGGTAACCGCAGTGCCCAAGGGCTCAATCGTCTGCTGGATCGCGGTCATCCCCATCCCGTGGTGGATCTGGCCGGCGGGGTGCCCAACTGGCAGCAGGCCGGCTATCCACTGCGCAAGCTCAAGAACGCTCCCCTGCCGCTGATGCGTCAGGTGCAGATCGCGGCTGGATCGCTGATCCTGTTGGGGCTGATCCTCAGCAACGTGGTGGCCCCCGGCTGGATTGCCATCACCTGGTTTGTGGGTGCAGGCCTCACCTTCGCCGGCGTGAGTGGCTTCTGTGGCATGGCCCGGCTGTTGGCCGTGATGCCCTGGAATCGGGTGTCGATCTGA
- a CDS encoding rhodanese-like domain-containing protein: MTATTAAAPAISLMAAAGGGNLLFRQLFDAATGTFTYLLADVASRQGLLIDPVFEQHSRDLSLIHELGIDLVASIDTHAHADHVTGSWLMHEATGCAIGLAAAARAQNVTRPLEHGDRLAFGSRFIDVRSTPGHTDGCVSFVLDDQSMAFTGDALLVRGCGRCDFQQGNAHTLWASITEQIFSLPDSCLLYPGHDYTGRTVSSVVEEKAFNARLGGAATERDFVGHMHNMKLPHPHKIAEALPGNMRAGKPREAQARVAWAPVQRSYAGLPELAPAWVAAHQSDLTILDVRGPEELEGPDGYISGSLNIPLPELEQRRQEIPSDQPVVVVCHSGSRSALATQQLLKEGFGDVANLRGGLSRWSDEGYPLCGTAAL, from the coding sequence ATGACCGCAACCACGGCCGCCGCCCCCGCCATCTCGCTGATGGCTGCTGCCGGTGGCGGCAATCTGCTGTTTCGGCAACTGTTTGATGCCGCCACCGGCACCTTCACGTATCTGCTCGCTGACGTCGCCAGCCGCCAGGGTCTCTTGATCGACCCGGTGTTTGAGCAGCACAGCCGCGACCTGTCCCTGATTCACGAACTGGGGATCGACCTGGTGGCCTCGATCGATACCCACGCCCATGCCGACCATGTGACGGGCAGTTGGCTGATGCATGAAGCCACGGGCTGTGCCATCGGCCTGGCCGCCGCCGCCCGAGCCCAAAATGTCACCCGCCCGCTGGAACACGGTGATCGCCTCGCCTTCGGCAGCCGGTTTATCGACGTGCGCAGCACCCCGGGGCACACTGATGGCTGCGTCAGCTTCGTGCTCGACGATCAATCGATGGCCTTCACCGGCGATGCGCTGCTGGTGCGGGGCTGCGGCCGCTGCGACTTCCAGCAGGGCAATGCCCACACCCTCTGGGCCTCGATCACCGAGCAGATCTTCAGCCTGCCCGACTCCTGCCTGCTGTATCCGGGGCATGACTACACGGGCCGCACCGTGTCGTCGGTGGTGGAGGAAAAGGCGTTCAATGCCCGCCTCGGCGGCGCCGCTACCGAGCGGGACTTCGTGGGCCACATGCACAACATGAAGCTCCCCCACCCCCACAAAATCGCCGAGGCCCTGCCGGGCAACATGCGCGCAGGCAAGCCACGCGAAGCCCAGGCGCGCGTGGCTTGGGCTCCGGTGCAGCGCAGCTATGCGGGGCTGCCCGAACTCGCACCGGCTTGGGTGGCCGCCCATCAGAGCGATCTCACCATCTTGGATGTGCGTGGCCCCGAGGAGCTGGAGGGCCCCGATGGCTACATCAGCGGCAGCCTCAACATCCCCCTGCCGGAATTAGAGCAGCGCCGCCAGGAGATCCCCTCCGACCAACCGGTGGTGGTGGTGTGCCATTCCGGCAGCCGCTCGGCCCTCGCCACCCAGCAGCTGCTCAAGGAAGGCTTCGGCGATGTGGCCAACCTGCGCGGCGGCCTGAGCCGCTGGAGCGATGAGGGCTATCCCCTCTGCGGCACAGCCGCTCTCTGA
- a CDS encoding bifunctional 2-polyprenyl-6-hydroxyphenol methylase/3-demethylubiquinol 3-O-methyltransferase UbiG, with protein sequence MPDLPQAHPSQFWDNRYREQDWAYGCEPNDFLRQQAPLLPQGDALCLAEGQGRNGIFLAELGHHVTLQDLSSVGLERAQTLAAAKNVQVHCLCCDLADFEPDPQSTDLIVAIWMHLPAELRAVVHRRAVRALRPGGHIILEAYTPRQLPHGSGGPPTAELLIEPNQLRQELQGLDWLVLQERERWIEEGRYHHGQSAVVQALGRKPDHPASD encoded by the coding sequence ATGCCCGACCTTCCTCAGGCCCACCCAAGCCAGTTCTGGGACAACCGCTATAGGGAACAGGACTGGGCCTACGGCTGCGAACCCAACGACTTCTTGCGCCAACAGGCCCCACTGCTGCCCCAAGGAGATGCCCTCTGCCTGGCAGAAGGCCAAGGCCGCAACGGCATTTTCTTGGCGGAGCTGGGGCATCACGTGACCCTGCAAGACCTCAGCAGCGTGGGACTGGAGCGGGCGCAGACCCTCGCCGCCGCGAAGAACGTGCAGGTGCACTGCCTCTGCTGCGATCTTGCCGACTTTGAACCAGACCCACAAAGCACCGATCTGATCGTGGCGATTTGGATGCACCTGCCGGCGGAGCTGCGAGCCGTGGTGCACCGGCGGGCCGTGCGGGCCTTGCGCCCAGGCGGCCACATCATCCTTGAGGCCTACACCCCACGCCAGCTTCCGCACGGCAGCGGCGGCCCACCGACCGCCGAACTGCTGATCGAACCGAATCAACTACGCCAAGAACTGCAGGGACTGGATTGGTTGGTGCTGCAGGAGCGCGAACGCTGGATCGAAGAAGGTCGCTACCACCACGGCCAGAGCGCCGTGGTGCAGGCGCTGGGGCGCAAACCAGACCACCCAGCTAGCGACTAA
- a CDS encoding helix-turn-helix transcriptional regulator: MPSPQLLEEYSQFFRLLSEPARLQLLCHLKQGPTDVATLIDATGFSQSHISRQLGQLQRAGLVRCDRDGARTIWQAEGDLVDELCHLVQSRLKQRLESQLQQLEAA, encoded by the coding sequence ATGCCGTCTCCTCAGTTACTCGAGGAGTACAGCCAGTTTTTTCGTTTGCTGAGTGAGCCGGCCCGGCTGCAGCTGCTGTGTCATCTCAAGCAGGGGCCAACCGATGTGGCCACCTTGATCGATGCCACCGGTTTTTCTCAGTCGCACATCAGTCGTCAGCTCGGTCAGTTGCAGCGAGCTGGTTTAGTGCGCTGTGATCGCGACGGCGCTCGCACCATCTGGCAGGCGGAGGGGGATTTGGTGGATGAGCTCTGCCATTTGGTGCAATCGCGTCTCAAGCAGCGCTTGGAAAGCCAGCTTCAGCAATTGGAGGCGGCCTGA
- a CDS encoding NAD(P)/FAD-dependent oxidoreductase gives MAAYHGLDVLVLEAHDRPGGAAHGFERRGFHFESGPSLWSGLGRWPSANPLAQVLRAVGEAVPVVSYEEWGLLLPEGQLRIGVGAEPFLQAVQQLRGAAAVEEWRTFMAWLEPYCRAAASLPLLAMRPGLGMAGVLGARGSATLLRQAPRLAALGGAFGPMARRHLRDPFLLHWVEMLCFLISGLPMDQTSAAAMATLFGEWFEPNASLDYPLGGSAAVAEALVRGLRRHGGELRLRAVVRRIRLEGNRAIGVELDNGELLDARLGVVSNASPWDTLNLLPEEGVPRRWRRQSAATPACASFLHWHVGLRGESLESLPIHHVWVGDWQRGIGAERNMLVFSMPSLLDPQLAPEGQHGLHAYSPANEPWELWRDLEQGTSAYEALKAERCGIFREVFSQLVPDLADRIVLELQGTPHTHRRYLRVHQGSYGPAIGADRSPFPGGSTPIDGLQLCGAGVFPGIGVPPVAVSGAMAAHSFVPAAKQKALLQELGL, from the coding sequence TTGGCCGCATACCACGGCTTAGACGTGTTGGTGCTCGAGGCCCACGACCGCCCCGGTGGAGCGGCCCATGGTTTTGAGCGCCGCGGTTTTCACTTCGAATCGGGCCCATCGCTGTGGAGCGGCCTAGGGCGCTGGCCATCCGCCAATCCCCTGGCTCAGGTGCTGCGGGCGGTGGGGGAAGCGGTGCCGGTGGTGTCCTACGAGGAGTGGGGCCTGCTCTTGCCGGAGGGGCAGCTGCGCATCGGTGTGGGCGCCGAGCCCTTTCTCCAGGCCGTACAGCAGCTCAGGGGTGCTGCAGCTGTCGAGGAATGGCGCACTTTCATGGCGTGGCTCGAGCCCTACTGCCGTGCTGCTGCATCGCTGCCGTTGTTGGCGATGCGTCCGGGCTTAGGGATGGCTGGTGTGTTGGGGGCTCGTGGCTCGGCCACCCTGCTCCGTCAGGCGCCGCGGCTGGCGGCTCTCGGGGGTGCCTTTGGGCCTATGGCGCGGCGGCATCTGAGGGATCCCTTCCTGCTCCATTGGGTGGAGATGCTCTGTTTCCTGATCTCCGGCCTGCCGATGGATCAGACCAGCGCCGCCGCAATGGCCACGCTCTTCGGCGAATGGTTCGAGCCCAATGCCAGCCTCGACTACCCGCTAGGGGGCAGTGCTGCGGTGGCAGAGGCGTTGGTGCGTGGCCTTCGCCGCCATGGCGGTGAGTTGCGCCTGCGCGCGGTGGTGCGCCGGATTCGCCTGGAAGGCAACCGGGCCATCGGAGTGGAGCTCGACAATGGCGAGTTGCTGGATGCACGCCTCGGCGTGGTGAGCAATGCCAGCCCCTGGGACACCCTCAATCTCCTGCCTGAGGAAGGTGTTCCTCGCCGCTGGCGCCGTCAGAGTGCCGCCACGCCGGCCTGCGCCAGTTTTCTTCACTGGCATGTGGGCCTGCGGGGTGAAAGCCTTGAAAGCCTTCCCATCCATCACGTTTGGGTGGGCGATTGGCAGCGCGGCATCGGCGCCGAGCGCAACATGTTGGTGTTCTCAATGCCGTCCCTGCTTGACCCGCAGCTGGCACCAGAGGGCCAGCATGGATTACACGCCTACAGCCCTGCCAATGAACCCTGGGAACTGTGGCGGGATCTCGAGCAGGGCACCAGCGCCTACGAGGCGTTGAAGGCCGAGCGCTGCGGGATTTTCCGTGAAGTCTTCAGCCAGCTGGTGCCGGATCTCGCGGATCGGATTGTGCTGGAGCTCCAGGGCACACCCCACACTCACCGGCGCTATTTGCGGGTGCATCAAGGGAGCTACGGGCCGGCCATCGGCGCTGATCGATCGCCGTTTCCTGGCGGGAGTACGCCAATCGATGGATTACAGCTCTGCGGGGCAGGAGTGTTTCCGGGCATCGGCGTTCCGCCGGTTGCCGTGAGCGGTGCAATGGCCGCCCACAGCTTCGTGCCGGCGGCCAAGCAAAAAGCACTGCTGCAGGAGCTAGGGCTTTAA
- a CDS encoding SGNH/GDSL hydrolase family protein, with the protein MGKSSRSKSLSRQFDGLYVFGDSLSDYGSRAAEAQRDVLSPEASPTWSGVTFSNGQSNWQTRLSKTLGLRPGRLTDQADLPANPYYLYANELVSPPDLAAETQAGTSYAMGGATSGPTTLYQFADPTAAAELQLENLGVASQINNALGQQGVRLDSDHLAVTWAGGNDLLLAYSAEQPLDASLNQLVEQLRNDLETVLRFGDARQAMLTAVSPIRGVVNGVTYEAPFLTGLILAASLPTAPDWLKEWGNQIDAGIIDQFRNDVAAMVADVQKAFPYANLINFNPEYQAQYATFGKKLGDFASYGIDNTLGSAQGPLDPADKPTNSYLYFDDLHPTSSGHHMLGNAVELTLKSVRSRTAAATLTNTIKSSAEVVKGSIKNDLIIGKSNDQILKGRRGNDVLIGRGNNELLSGGRGDDVLEGKGGDERFRGGSGADFFRFSEADTEPGEIDRILDFNPRQGDRLGINAVLGMSDSLVGQGWTYIANAAFSGLAGELRFADGLLQGDLNGDGAANLQIQLDGITTFNPDWIS; encoded by the coding sequence ATGGGAAAATCCTCTCGCTCGAAAAGCCTGAGCCGCCAATTTGATGGCTTGTATGTTTTTGGCGACAGCCTCAGCGATTACGGCTCTCGAGCAGCAGAAGCACAGCGTGATGTGCTTAGCCCGGAAGCTTCACCTACCTGGAGTGGTGTCACCTTCAGTAACGGTCAAAGCAACTGGCAAACTCGCCTTTCCAAAACCCTAGGCCTACGCCCAGGGCGGCTCACAGATCAAGCCGATTTACCGGCCAACCCTTACTACCTTTATGCCAATGAACTCGTTAGCCCTCCAGACCTAGCTGCAGAAACACAGGCTGGTACGTCGTATGCCATGGGAGGCGCCACAAGTGGCCCCACAACGCTTTATCAGTTCGCCGATCCAACCGCGGCAGCAGAGCTTCAACTTGAGAATCTCGGGGTTGCATCGCAGATCAACAACGCCCTGGGCCAGCAGGGCGTACGCCTCGACAGTGATCATCTCGCCGTAACGTGGGCGGGAGGGAATGACCTCCTTCTGGCTTATTCCGCAGAACAGCCACTGGATGCATCGCTCAACCAACTGGTCGAACAACTGCGCAACGACCTGGAAACAGTCTTGCGCTTTGGCGATGCACGCCAAGCCATGCTCACGGCCGTGTCCCCAATTCGAGGCGTGGTGAATGGTGTGACCTATGAAGCTCCCTTCCTCACGGGCTTAATCCTGGCCGCCAGTCTGCCTACAGCCCCCGACTGGCTGAAGGAATGGGGCAACCAAATCGATGCCGGCATCATTGATCAATTTCGCAATGATGTCGCAGCCATGGTGGCCGACGTCCAAAAGGCATTCCCCTACGCAAATCTGATCAACTTCAATCCCGAATACCAAGCGCAATACGCCACTTTCGGCAAAAAGCTCGGCGATTTTGCCAGCTACGGTATCGACAACACGCTTGGCTCTGCCCAAGGCCCGCTCGATCCGGCCGACAAACCAACCAACAGCTACCTCTACTTCGACGACTTACATCCCACCAGCAGCGGTCACCACATGCTGGGCAATGCTGTTGAACTCACGCTGAAGAGTGTGCGCAGTCGCACAGCAGCCGCAACGCTCACCAACACCATCAAGAGCAGTGCTGAAGTTGTGAAAGGCAGTATCAAGAACGATCTGATTATCGGCAAAAGCAATGATCAGATCCTAAAAGGCCGACGCGGCAATGATGTCTTGATCGGTCGCGGCAACAATGAACTGCTCTCAGGCGGCCGGGGCGACGACGTCTTGGAAGGGAAAGGAGGGGATGAACGCTTTAGAGGCGGCTCCGGTGCAGACTTTTTCCGCTTCAGCGAGGCTGACACCGAACCTGGAGAGATTGATCGCATTCTCGACTTCAATCCACGGCAAGGTGATCGCCTTGGCATCAATGCCGTCTTGGGCATGTCAGACAGCCTGGTCGGGCAGGGTTGGACATACATTGCCAACGCTGCATTCAGCGGCTTGGCTGGTGAGCTGCGCTTTGCAGATGGACTGCTCCAAGGGGACCTCAATGGAGACGGTGCTGCCAATCTTCAGATTCAGTTGGATGGCATCACCACCTTCAACCCCGACTGGATCAGCTGA
- a CDS encoding NAD(P)-binding protein: MVTSPDAVDLAVIGAGTAGCALAASLRLGGWSGSLTLLEIGRGPGGRTATRRSRRDPGFALNHGAPLFNISGKPEPKLLTPLRDAGWISPFSGAICSLDGEGRLGGALRDPLSSGATWQGTPQMDHLCRGLLNLAQRNQPTPLRTNTLVRQLEPIGHGEGWILRGSDGQALLRCRWLVLSGTLLASPRCQSVFGWSEVPLQQAAARLGDPQLLQATAALGDITSTASSNLLLTFSEASAGAWRQQPWQLLQFSAAAQQRWGIRRVSQQAMAGGRWGVVVESSPAFAAQHMQVFGSRSSAAQLLGAGPDPLAEAQVMQALDQAVQDALQINTAGAERQLMRWGAAFPQTPGLSFELSLCANSRIGFCGDAIAGLGFGRVEGALRSAEALADQIQELSPPSSH, from the coding sequence TTGGTCACTAGCCCAGACGCCGTAGACCTGGCGGTGATCGGTGCCGGCACCGCCGGGTGTGCCTTGGCCGCATCCCTGCGCCTCGGGGGCTGGAGCGGTTCACTCACCCTGCTGGAAATCGGCCGAGGCCCGGGAGGGCGCACCGCCACGCGGCGCTCGCGACGAGATCCAGGCTTTGCTCTCAACCATGGCGCGCCTCTGTTCAACATCAGCGGCAAGCCTGAGCCCAAGCTGCTGACCCCTCTGCGTGATGCCGGCTGGATATCACCCTTCTCCGGAGCGATCTGCAGCCTCGATGGCGAAGGGCGGCTCGGGGGAGCACTGCGCGATCCGCTTAGCAGTGGAGCCACTTGGCAAGGGACACCTCAGATGGATCATCTCTGCCGGGGCCTGTTAAACCTGGCGCAACGGAACCAGCCCACGCCATTGCGCACCAACACCTTGGTGCGCCAGCTGGAGCCAATCGGCCATGGCGAAGGCTGGATCTTGCGAGGAAGTGATGGCCAAGCACTCCTGAGATGCCGCTGGCTGGTGCTGAGTGGAACCCTGCTGGCCTCCCCCCGCTGCCAAAGCGTGTTCGGCTGGTCAGAGGTGCCGTTGCAACAAGCAGCGGCTCGGCTGGGCGATCCGCAGTTGCTCCAAGCCACGGCAGCTCTGGGCGACATCACATCAACCGCCAGTAGCAATCTGCTGCTCACATTCAGCGAAGCCAGCGCTGGCGCCTGGCGGCAACAACCCTGGCAGCTGCTGCAGTTCAGCGCTGCAGCCCAGCAGCGCTGGGGCATCCGGCGCGTCTCACAGCAGGCGATGGCTGGCGGACGCTGGGGGGTCGTGGTGGAATCGAGCCCTGCCTTTGCGGCGCAACACATGCAGGTGTTTGGCTCTCGCTCCTCCGCGGCGCAACTGCTGGGTGCCGGACCAGACCCCCTAGCGGAGGCCCAGGTGATGCAGGCCTTGGATCAAGCCGTGCAAGACGCCCTGCAGATCAACACCGCCGGAGCGGAGCGTCAACTGATGCGCTGGGGAGCGGCCTTCCCACAGACGCCCGGCCTATCTTTTGAGCTCAGTCTCTGCGCCAACAGCCGAATCGGCTTCTGCGGCGATGCGATAGCGGGCCTGGGCTTCGGCAGGGTGGAAGGAGCCCTACGTAGCGCCGAGGCATTAGCGGATCAGATCCAGGAACTCTCACCACCAAGCTCTCACTAA
- a CDS encoding lysozyme inhibitor LprI family protein, whose amino-acid sequence MLPLALVHPAQAQPAECSEAGSTVEMTRCVMAVLKTRDAALKQAMQTIRTEAEAMPGHRFLPLWSDTLTSFFKSSADPQVQYEQFRAARNQACAYMNSLAFQGTGFGIFVTNCEIKLTDVLLEKLGH is encoded by the coding sequence TTGCTTCCACTGGCGCTGGTGCATCCAGCTCAAGCGCAGCCAGCTGAGTGCAGCGAAGCCGGCAGCACCGTGGAGATGACGCGCTGCGTGATGGCAGTACTGAAGACCAGGGATGCAGCCCTGAAACAGGCCATGCAGACCATCAGAACCGAGGCGGAGGCGATGCCCGGCCATCGCTTTCTGCCGCTCTGGAGTGACACCCTCACGAGCTTTTTCAAAAGCAGCGCCGATCCGCAGGTGCAATACGAACAGTTCCGCGCGGCACGCAACCAAGCCTGCGCCTACATGAATTCCCTGGCCTTTCAAGGAACCGGTTTCGGCATCTTCGTAACCAACTGCGAGATCAAGCTCACCGACGTGCTCCTGGAGAAACTTGGTCACTAG